A window of the Phaseolus vulgaris cultivar G19833 chromosome 5, P. vulgaris v2.0, whole genome shotgun sequence genome harbors these coding sequences:
- the LOC137836206 gene encoding cation/H(+) antiporter 28-like, with protein MAFGLPMKSMEPSVCGDKLGNLILEVAKNFVIYIGMVIACNGFHFLLKPYKQPRITSDIIVGLVVGNIGYVRRLFEKFNLTFGFIIDFGMTCYMFTLGIEMDPYVLFARPNRYTKIAVAGVVSTFIMGGLITPTFRYFPDQNKLLEFTLAFSTMISSTDSPVLTRLITQLKIGKSDIGKLIIGAAVHTDFLCCLMLSIGYIVVPMPAYCQNLHARFEIRRTVHVVFVVLVQVGFTAMVSPMLMKWVSNENPEGRPMKGPHLVLSIAFMVLMCASTTVYYYNPILSAFLVGLCVPREGRVSKWVITRINYMLTTIFFPIFFLWMGYVSNFRLFLAHHAATWVRLIVVLLVATAGKVVGIVIYGFMSGFHWPESVAIAMLLVTKGHLQIYLAMKVIGCGGVTTSTGIVLVMGTFLTALPASRIVASIIRRAKKRAPTHRLALQMLDPSSELRILVCVQRPQNAPASINLMEITKGTGGTGIVVYVSDMIELTAELSETVDREEAVHRDTVKDRAVMELRDQVTTLFQAYVKDNDDGITLKRTMTLSTITNMPQDICVLAEDLMIALIILPFHRNQREDRRLDGGNAGFRYVNRKVLRSAPCSVGILVDRGLGSVEGIRGGEETVNVAVIFIGGKDDREALAYASRVAQHPQVKLEVIRFLEDDNSVESSALYRIIPPEQEKERKLDDECFTQFYERHVIGGSIAYMEKHLANAAETFSTLRSFEGQYSLVIVGREGGMNSVLTRGMNDWQQCPELGPIGDVLSGSDFSMTISVLIIQQHRLRGEIDGLDEDFSII; from the exons ATGGCTTTTGGGTTGCCAATGAAGTCTATGGAGCCATCTGTGTGTGGAGACAAGTTGGGTAACCTGATATTGGAAGTAGCTAAGAACtttgttatatatattgggATGGTGATTGCCTGCAATGGTTTCCATTTTCTACTAAAGCCTTATAAACAACCACGCATTACTTCAGACATAATT GTAGGACTAGTTGTGGGCAACATAGGGTATGTACGCAGGCTGTTTGAGAAATTCAACCTAACGTTTGGATTTATCATTGATTTTGGAATGACATGTTACATGTTCACCCTGGGAATAGAGATGGATCCTTATGTTCTGTTTGCAAGACCAAACAGGTATACTAAAATTGCTGTAGCAGGAGTTGTAAGCACGTTCATCATGGGAGGTCTTATAACTCCAACCTTCAGATACTTTCCAGATCAAAACAAGCTGCTAGAGTTCACCTTAGCCTTCTCCACAATGATTTCTAGCACGGATTCCCCTGTCTTGACCCGTTTGATAACCCAGCTCAAAATAGGAAAATCAGATATTGGGAAGCTTATCATTGGGGCTGCTGTGCACACAGATTTCTTGTGCTGTTTGATGCTTTCCATTGGCTACATAGTTGTGCCAATGCCAGCATACTGTCAAAATTTGCATGCAAGGTTTGAGATTAGGAGGACTGTTCATGTGGTGTTTGTAGTGCTGGTGCAGGTAGGGTTCACAGCCATGGTGTCACCAATGCTTATGAAGTGGGTGAGCAATGAGAACCCTGAAGGTAGACCCATGAAAGGTCCACACTTGGTACTCTCCATTGCCTTCATGGTCTTGATGTGTGCCTCCACCACTGTATATTATTATAATCCAATTTTAAGTGCTTTTCTGGTAGGGCTTTGTGTTCCCAGGGAGGGTAGAGTTTCCAAATGGGTTATCACAAGAATCAACTACATGTTGACCACTATTTTCTTTCCCATCTTTTTCTTGTGGATGGGCTATGTGTCTAATTTCAGGCTGTTTCTTGCACACCATGCTGCAACATGGGTGAGACTAATTGTGGTTTTGCTTGTGGCAACAGCTGGAAAAGTTGTTGGAATAGTCATCTATGGGTTCATGTCTGGCTTTCACTGGCCTGAATCGGTTGCAATAGCAATGCTCCTTGTCACTAAGGGCCATTTGCAGATCTACTTAGCTATGAAAGTG ATAGGTTGTGGTGGTGTGACTACTTCCACAGGCATTGTGTTGGTAATGGGAACATTTTTAACAGCTTTACCTGCATCAAGAATTGTAGCAAGCATCATTAGACGAGCAAAGAAAAGAGCACCTACTCATCGTTTGGCACTTCAAATGCTTGACCCCTCAAGTGAGCTAAGGATCCTGGTGTGTGTTCAAAGACCTCAAAATGCTCCTGCTTCCATCAACTTGATGGAGATCACAAAAGGGACGGGTGGCACCGGCATTGTGGTGTATGTCAGTGACATGATTGAACTCACTGCTGAACTATCAGAGACAGTGGATAGGGAAGAAGCAGTGCACAGAGACACAGTGAAAGACAGGGCAGTGATGGAGCTGAGAGACCAAGTTACCACCTTATTCCAAGCCTATGTGAAGGACAATGATGATGGCATCACACTCAAAAGAACCATGACACTCTCAACAATCACTAACATGCCACAAGACATTTGCGTTTTAGCTGAGGACTTGATGATTGCCCTCATCATATTGCCATTCCACAGGAACCAGCGTGAGGATAGAAGGTTGGATGGTGGTAATGCAGGGTTCAGATATGTCAACCGAAAG GTACTGAGAAGTGCTCCTTGTTCTGTTGGGATTCTAGTAGATAGAGGTCTTGGATCAGTTGAAGGTATAAGAGGAGGTGAAGAAACAGTAAACGTGGCAGTGATATTCATTGGTGGAAAAGATGATAGAGAAGCCCTTGCCTATGCTAGCCGTGTAGCGCAGCATCCACAAGTTAAGCTGGAAGTAATAAGATTCCTGGAAGATGATAACAGTGTGGAGTCCTCAGCATTATACAGGATCATCCCTCCAGAGCAGGAGAAAGAGAGGAAATTGGATGATGAATGCTTCACTCAGTTCTACGAAAGGCATGTGATTGGGGGTAGTATTGCATACATGGAGAAGCACCTTGCAAATGCTGCTGAGACATTCTCCACTCTGAGATCCTTTGAAGGGCAATACTCATTGGTGATTGTTGGAAGGGAAGGTGGAATGAACTCAGTTTTGACAAGGGGCATGAATGATTGGCAACAGTGCCCAGAACTTGGACCAATAGGAGATGTTCTTTCTGGATCAGACTTCTCAATGACTATTTCTGTTTTGATCATCCAACAACATAGACTTAGAGGAGAAATAGATGGTTTGGATGAAGATTTCTCTATCATATAA
- the LOC137836128 gene encoding E3 ubiquitin-protein ligase SIRP1-like — protein MDELHCCAYPQGSSSDSASDSSNDHQQHVESFSDSPSDSSNNIHFNVEFEYSNMHVLNASKFDTFCNVEVHRFSSIPKDEMMQETTILSWLSQMDVPWNAHSDVVAKVLQCARDMLSDTETLDPKPYNLYMHVNVIVTIPKEDGISDSDSENYDEEEEYQGVLAEEEEEEEDYGFVPAAKTLVERLEISEQKGLQRCAICFDDFHVGVSMPCLHMFHKSCISEWLQIGHSCPLCRFKMPTQSD, from the coding sequence ATGGATGAACTCCACTGTTGTGCATACCCTCAAGGATCTTCCTCTGATTCTGCCTCAGATTCTTCCAATGATCATCAACAACACGTAGAATCTTTCTCTGATTCTCCCTCAGATTCTTCCAATAATATACACTTCAACGTAGAGTTTGAGTACTCAAACATGCACGTGTTGAATGCAAGTAAATTCGACACATTTTGCAACGTTGAGGTCCACAGGTTTTCAAGCATTCCAAAGGATGAAATGATGCAAGAAACAACCATCCTGTCATGGCTTTCCCAGATGGATGTGCCTTGGAATGCTCACAGTGACGTGGTAGCAAAAGTGTTACAGTGTGCACGTGACATGCTGAGTGACACTGAAACCTTAGATCCTAAACCTTATAATCTTTATATGCATGTGAATGTGATCGTTACTATTCCAAAAGAAGATGGAATAAGTGACAGTGATAGCGAGAattatgatgaagaagaagaataccaAGGTGTTCTTGCTgaagaagaggaggaggaggaagattATGGATTTGTGCCTGCAGCCAAGACATTGGTGGAACGTTTGGAGATATCTGAACAAAAGGGTTTGCAAAGGTGTGCCATTTGTTTCGATGATTTTCATGTTGGTGTTTCTATGCCTTGCTTGCACATGTTTCACAAAAGCTGCATCAGTGAGTGGTTGCAAATAGGCCACTCTTGCCCTCTGTGTCGCTTCAAAATGCCTACTCAGAGTGATTGA